One region of Rana temporaria chromosome 11, aRanTem1.1, whole genome shotgun sequence genomic DNA includes:
- the LOC120916843 gene encoding extensin-like, which produces MRGHPYRKEESRSPPPPTTTYHLPPPPTTTYHLPPPPTTTYHLPPPPTTTYHLPPPPTTTYHLPPPPTTTYHLPPPPTTTYHLPPPPTTTTSYHHLPSTTTTYHHLPSTTTSYHHLPSTTTTYHHLPSTTTYHLPPPSTTTYHHHLPSTNHHHLPAPPPPPTTTYHLATTTTTTNKDHHHLPSTTTTYHHIPPTTTYHQNHLPPPPHTTYHHHLLPPTTTTTYIHHLPAPPTTYHYHHHQQRPPPPTIYHHHLPPPTTTIYHHLPPPHITYHHHIPPTTITYHLPPPPTTTTTYHHLHPPSTTYHHHLPPPTSTLTTYHYLPVCK; this is translated from the coding sequence ATGAGGGGTCATCCATACAGGAAAGAGGAGAGTCGGTCACCACCACCTCCTACCACCACCTACCATCTACCACCACCTCCTACCACCACCTACCATCTACCACCACCACCTACCACCACCTACCATCTACCACCACCTCCTACCACCACCTACCATCTACCACCACCACCTACCACCACCTACCATCTACCACCACCACCTACCACCACCTACCATCTACCACCACCACCTACCACCACCTACCATCTACCACCACCAcctaccaccaccacctcctaccACCACCTACCATCTACCACCACCACCTACCACCACCTACCATCTACCACCACCTCCTACCATCACCTACCATCTACCACCACCACCTACCACCACCTACCATCTACCACCACCTACCATCTACCACCACCATCTACCACCACCTACCACCACCACCTACCATCTACCAACCACCACCAcctaccagcaccaccaccaccacccaccaCCACCTACCACCTagctaccaccaccaccaccaccaacaaagaccACCACCACCTACCATCTACCACCACCACCTACCACCACATACCACCTACTACCACCTACCACCAGAACcacctaccaccaccaccacacactACCTATCATCACCACCTACTACcacctaccaccaccaccacctacaTCCACCACCTACCAGCACCACCCACCACCTAtcactaccaccaccaccaacaaagaccACCACCACCTACCATCTACCACCACCACCTACCACCACCTACCACCACCATCTACCACCACCTACCACCACCACATATCACCTACCACCACCACATACCACCTACCACCATCACATACCACCTACCACCACCACCTACTACCACCACCACCTACCACCACCTACATCCACCATCTACCACCTACCACCACCACCTACCACCACCTACATCCACCCTCACCACCTACCACTACCTACCTGTGTGTAAGTGA